Proteins encoded in a region of the Populus nigra chromosome 3, ddPopNigr1.1, whole genome shotgun sequence genome:
- the LOC133688950 gene encoding protein PYRICULARIA ORYZAE RESISTANCE 21-like isoform X1, giving the protein MAEKKVTIMVIKVDLECEKCHKKIKKVLCRIPQIQNQIYDKKAGTVTITVVCCSPEKIKEKIICQGGEAVQSIEIKVPEKPKEPPSKPKEPEKPKEPEKPKQPENPKEPEKPKEPEKPKEPEKPKEPEKPAPVHRRTCCAECYHGISGGPCYHDYRRPAPFLIPALIPAPPPKAPEPVHPRTCCDECYHGISGGPCYHDYRRPAPAPIPAPNPTPPPPPPPPPKAPEPVHPRTCCDECYHGISGGPCYHDNARPAPPCYEAYGRPVYDSWAGSGGGCGCQRSGYYVCRCEYVCEDNPSSCTIM; this is encoded by the exons ATGGCTGAAAAG AAAGTCACAATAATGGTGATCAAGGTTGACCTTGAATGTGAGAAATGccacaagaaaatcaagaaagtaCTGTGTAGAATCCCTC AAATTCAGAACCAGATATATGACAAGAAGGCAGGCACAGTGACCATCACTGTGGTATGTTGCAGTCCTGAAAAGATCAAGGAAAAGATAATCTGTCAAGGAGGTGAAGCTGTCCAGAGCATTGAGATCAAGGTTCCAGAGAAACCCAAAGAACCACCATCTAAACCTAAAGAACCGGAAAAGCCGAAAGAACCTGAAAAGCCTAAGCAACCGGAGAATCCCAAAGAACCGGAGAAGCCCAAAGAACCAGAGAAACCCAAAGAACCAGAGAAACCCAAAGAACCAGAGAAACCGGCACCAGTCCACCGAAGGACATGTTGTGCTGAATGCTACCATGGGATTAGTGGAGGCCCATGTTATCATGACTATAGGAGGCCAGCACCCTTCCTAATCCCAGCTCTAATCCCGGCACCACCACCTAAAGCTCCGGAACCAGTCCACCCAAGGACATGTTGTGATGAATGCTACCATGGGATTAGTGGAGGCCCGTGTTATCATGACTATAGGAGGCCAGCACCCGCCCCAATCCCAGCTCCAAACCCgacacctccaccaccaccaccaccaccacctaaAGCTCCGGAACCAGTCCACCCAAGGACATGTTGTGATGAATGCTACCATGGGATTAGTGGAGGCCCGTGTTATCATGACAATGCTAGGCCAGCACCCCCATGTTATGAAGCTTATGGAAGGCCAGTGTATGATAGTTGGGCTGGCAGCGGCGGCGGCTGTGGTTGCCAAAGAAGCGGTTACTATGTGTGCAGATGTGAATATGTCTGTGAAGATAATCCCTCGTCATGCACAATCATGTGA
- the LOC133688950 gene encoding protein PYRICULARIA ORYZAE RESISTANCE 21-like isoform X2 produces MAEKKVTIMVIKVDLECEKCHKKIKKVLCRIPQIQNQIYDKKAGTVTITVVCCSPEKIKEKIICQGGEAVQSIEIKVPEKPKEPPSKPKEPEKPKEPEKPKQPENPKEPEKPKEPEKPKEPEKPKEPEKPAPVHRRTCCAECYHGISGGPCYHDYRRPAPFLIPALIPAPPPPPKAPEPVHPRTCCDECYHGISGGPCYHDNARPAPPCYEAYGRPVYDSWAGSGGGCGCQRSGYYVCRCEYVCEDNPSSCTIM; encoded by the exons ATGGCTGAAAAG AAAGTCACAATAATGGTGATCAAGGTTGACCTTGAATGTGAGAAATGccacaagaaaatcaagaaagtaCTGTGTAGAATCCCTC AAATTCAGAACCAGATATATGACAAGAAGGCAGGCACAGTGACCATCACTGTGGTATGTTGCAGTCCTGAAAAGATCAAGGAAAAGATAATCTGTCAAGGAGGTGAAGCTGTCCAGAGCATTGAGATCAAGGTTCCAGAGAAACCCAAAGAACCACCATCTAAACCTAAAGAACCGGAAAAGCCGAAAGAACCTGAAAAGCCTAAGCAACCGGAGAATCCCAAAGAACCGGAGAAGCCCAAAGAACCAGAGAAACCCAAAGAACCAGAGAAACCCAAAGAACCAGAGAAACCGGCACCAGTCCACCGAAGGACATGTTGTGCTGAATGCTACCATGGGATTAGTGGAGGCCCATGTTATCATGACTATAGGAGGCCAGCACCCTTCCTAATCCCAGCTCTAATCCCGGCACCACCAC caccacctaaAGCTCCGGAACCAGTCCACCCAAGGACATGTTGTGATGAATGCTACCATGGGATTAGTGGAGGCCCGTGTTATCATGACAATGCTAGGCCAGCACCCCCATGTTATGAAGCTTATGGAAGGCCAGTGTATGATAGTTGGGCTGGCAGCGGCGGCGGCTGTGGTTGCCAAAGAAGCGGTTACTATGTGTGCAGATGTGAATATGTCTGTGAAGATAATCCCTCGTCATGCACAATCATGTGA
- the LOC133688951 gene encoding pollen-specific leucine-rich repeat extensin-like protein 2, producing the protein MAEKKVTIMVIKVDLECEKCHKKIKKVLCRIPQIQNQTYDKKAGTVTITVVCCSPEKIKEKIICKGGETVKSIEIKVPEKPKAPEKPKAAPEKPKEPEKPKEPEKPKQPEKPKEPEKPKEPEKPKEPEKPKEPEKPKEPEKPKEPEKPKEPEKPKVLIVETPKPKEPAPNPAPNPAPNPAPPPPKAPEPVHPRTCCAECYHGISGGPCYHDYGRPAPPSYEAYGRPVYDNWGGGGGGGGGCGCQRSGYYVCRCEYVCEDNPSSCTIM; encoded by the exons ATGGCTGAAAAG AAAGTCACAATAATGGTGATCAAGGTTGACCTTGAATGTGAAAAATGccacaagaaaatcaagaaagtaCTGTGCAGAATCCCTC AAATTCAGAACCAGACATATGACAAGAAGGCAGGCACAGTGACCATCACTGTGGTATGTTGCAGTCCTGAAAAGATCAAGGAAAAGATAATCTGTAAAGGAGGTGAAACTGTCAAGAGCATTGAGATCAAGGTTCCAGAGAAACCCAAAGCACCAGAGAAACCCAAAGCAGCACCAGAGAAACCCAAAGAACCGGAGAAGCCGAAAGAACCTGAGAAGCCTAAGCAACCAGAGAAGCCCAAAGAACCGGAGAAACCCAAAGAACCAGAGAAACCCAAAGAACCAGAGAAGCCCAAAGAACCGGAGAAACCCAAAGAACCGGAGAAACCCAAAGAACCAGAGAAACCCAAAGAACCGGAGAAGCCTAAAGTGCTTATTGTTGAAACACCAAAACCCAAAGAACCCGCCCCAAACCCTGCTCCAAACCCTGCTCCAAACCCGGCACCACCACCACCTAAAGCTCCGGAACCAGTCCACCCAAGGACATGTTGTGCTGAATGCTACCATGGGATTAGTGGAGGCCCATGTTATCATGACTATGGTAGGCCAGCACCCCCGAGTTATGAAGCTTATGGAAGGCCAGTGTATGATAATTGgggtggcggcggcggcggcggcggcggctgtGGTTGCCAAAGAAGCGGTTACTATGTGTGCAGATGTGAATATGTCTGTGAAGATAATCCCTCGTCATGCACAATCATGTGA